In bacterium, the following proteins share a genomic window:
- a CDS encoding long-chain fatty acid--CoA ligase, whose protein sequence is MGILKEWSLYARAARLSLAAVRKKFFRHASTAPDERWFKHYDAAVPFRIDLPDVPLYHFLDTASREAGRKIAMVYYNRKFTYQRLHDLSQRFAAGLQKLGVQPGDRVALCMPNIPQFMISYWAALYAGAVVVPINPLNSERELLHQLELSRARVLIVLDRLYGRVNNIRTQTKLTHVVVACLETYMPPLLNWAMQVQKQMRQTLNKINRTSDTLFFRQLLAYRPSTVLAPIRTALPALLLFTGGVTGIAKAAMISHRNAVANTLQARAWIGDVQDRSETLLGVLPLSHSYGMTACHHLAVQAQATLVLHPRFDLKRVVRDIKKYRVTLFPGVPTMYSSVVHYARRRPVDLSSVRACISGGAALPLSLQDEFEKLTKGHLVEGYGLTEASPITHCNPVHGKRKGGSIGLPLPNTEARICDLFTQKPLGLHQIGEIQVRGPQVMEGYWQEEEETARVRSADGWLFTGDIGYEDEDGFFFVIDRKKDIISCGGYNIFPSEVEAVLLEHPAVAEAAVLGMPDAHYGAVVKAIVVPKPNHTLRESDLFAFCTGKLAKYKMPKKIVFQQELPKTILGKVLKYQLADLQNPVC, encoded by the coding sequence TGCCCTTCCGCATCGATCTGCCGGATGTGCCGCTTTATCATTTTCTCGATACGGCCAGTCGGGAGGCAGGCCGCAAGATCGCCATGGTTTACTACAACCGCAAATTCACTTATCAGCGGCTTCACGATCTATCACAGCGATTCGCCGCCGGATTGCAGAAACTCGGCGTCCAGCCCGGTGATCGGGTGGCGCTGTGCATGCCCAATATTCCGCAGTTTATGATCAGCTACTGGGCTGCGCTCTATGCCGGCGCCGTGGTCGTGCCCATCAATCCCCTCAACAGCGAAAGAGAACTGCTACACCAACTGGAATTGAGCCGTGCCCGGGTGTTGATCGTACTGGATCGCCTTTACGGCAGAGTGAATAACATCCGCACACAGACCAAACTGACCCATGTGGTGGTCGCCTGTCTGGAGACGTATATGCCGCCTTTGCTCAACTGGGCGATGCAGGTGCAAAAGCAGATGCGACAAACTCTGAACAAGATCAACCGCACATCGGATACGCTTTTCTTTCGCCAGTTGCTGGCATACCGGCCGTCCACTGTGCTGGCGCCCATCCGCACCGCCTTGCCTGCACTGCTGCTGTTCACCGGCGGTGTCACCGGCATCGCCAAGGCCGCCATGATCAGCCATCGCAATGCAGTGGCCAATACGCTGCAGGCGCGCGCCTGGATCGGCGATGTGCAGGACCGCAGTGAGACCCTGCTGGGCGTGCTGCCCCTGAGCCACAGCTATGGCATGACCGCGTGTCATCATCTGGCGGTACAGGCGCAGGCCACGCTGGTTTTGCATCCACGCTTTGACCTGAAGCGGGTGGTCCGCGACATAAAAAAATACCGGGTGACGCTGTTCCCCGGCGTGCCGACCATGTACAGCTCTGTGGTCCATTACGCCCGCCGCCGGCCGGTCGATCTCTCCTCGGTGCGCGCCTGCATCAGCGGCGGCGCAGCGCTGCCGCTGTCGTTGCAAGATGAATTCGAGAAACTGACCAAGGGGCATCTGGTGGAGGGCTATGGCCTCACTGAGGCGTCGCCCATCACCCACTGTAATCCTGTACACGGCAAGCGAAAAGGTGGCAGCATCGGCCTGCCGCTGCCTAATACCGAAGCCCGCATCTGTGATCTGTTCACCCAAAAGCCTTTGGGTCTTCACCAGATCGGAGAGATCCAGGTCCGCGGCCCGCAGGTCATGGAAGGATACTGGCAGGAGGAGGAAGAGACCGCCCGCGTGCGATCGGCTGATGGATGGCTGTTCACCGGCGACATCGGCTATGAGGATGAGGACGGCTTTTTCTTTGTCATCGACCGCAAAAAGGATATCATTTCTTGCGGCGGGTATAACATCTTTCCCAGCGAGGTGGAGGCCGTTCTGCTCGAGCATCCAGCGGTGGCTGAGGCGGCGGTGCTGGGCATGCCGGACGCACACTATGGCGCTGTGGTCAAGGCGATTGTGGTGCCCAAGCCCAATCACACGCTCCGTGAGAGCGATCTTTTTGCTTTTTGCACCGGCAAACTGGCTAAATATAAAATGCCGAAAAAAATCGTTTTTCAGCAGGAGCTGCCCAAGACGATCCTCGGCAAAGTT